A genome region from Myripristis murdjan chromosome 16, fMyrMur1.1, whole genome shotgun sequence includes the following:
- the nes gene encoding nestin yields the protein MELHSLRKPFHHIHMGEERHQMLNLNQRLESYLGRVKLLEEENVQLHREIQALRHSNQGTPSLRKALEKELRQVRMEVDTVWRERDQTEMEVGILAEELQALGLQRQREVEATMEAKTKLNESRKEMEEERRAQIWLREKVNQLEKEIQLQTETHQQNVAHMEATLAHSRPTVPPTSARMSNQMPNLVQLGQEYTQRASRAWQEATEAYQGQVVRLEESLNQTSSHLNQLAQEKSESQLKLQSLQKEISSAQKVRVHLEKTAAQQRDRHNLEIQQLQELLQGLEVQRDELGQQIDRLVLDNRSLVQLKMSLGLEVATYRALLDNESFRGDISSVNQPRKIYITDAFSSPRGVKENYQTQLSISRKTAPLSSVLSVKGRSKPAVITTPSIWTRQPATLSETPLNPWKTVQNQTDEDTAKTTKSATESTPYPKVLQNGAVEHFRPQEVHEEVTYAEPLSPPNELESPAEPLVASSHKETTAVDKEGKEDWGILDARPPEEPLVVESALSYQVESVLSSKPPFNNEVRRNQHTTGNLTPYHVLMAEESLGVSDESDENVPSEVPAEKEDMPEPRTPVEAWVEKEFITMGKEAEHVQEESSDSETEAVLEPTPGSTTGSPVSEHEPDESMFNQESEVRQEENIPNDDAGLVSQQTGGSMVRAIEREFEDKLYPDGEDMDTWDSVMERKADMKEDNGRKNDQTETQHAEPEEDISAREPEREVKEMKEESASIVQHDNNMAFLLMDTKLDDNREHAVSDQEHAQLPGEGEDNDEEEEDSQNVSVSWRTELESDSYAQDNTLADTRPLIRYKSDETDANTQASHMDESESSDGEDDKKVGGTGTGTWSENKSKRSGTMEDLCEEAEGEALDEEYDLGYTHIEDRDVGHDVARSEHATLENDEKSEVEMIEKVTEGNSEEETELTKPVEPTVLLDVDDNDELERVDRLVELELESLSTFTYSAHFAQQQADEREAVLNQQAMSAEELPEQEEAGTTRIREGTLSCAEPEVAVHHKLTSSYTDSDQPHEHPYVSDTSVAMPHAEDLAEEEVQQKEQETVDAAEKKEGEDEHNLSMVTHVDMTDDHSVCSDLNSRPESQITMNNSDIEESNISEDESPNASLCSAVHLAADMENLLDVAERDKVKEAVEESSAALQHTVEEVTECQAFPEMPETTEWEVLDNPNEDLESRGQNEDGQTWDNTPQSTQSFHDEGSTHQGAVTKREESPEISPDSIPAEEDIFLVKDSTEPLNTNGKDKGLHGFFTSGVSSDLWASSLDTGATYLPDDSYNEAAEKSNQNLGFGDSLVWGNLENSNAANGNSRMATDSLVGKEEEEQRPSEVKQFLHQKINDGDSVHSEDSENERESWSSGEE from the exons ATGGAGCTCCACAGCCTGCGTAAACCTTTCCACCACATCCACATGGGCGAAGAGAGGCACCAGATGCTGAACCTGAACCAACGCCTTGAGAGCTACCTGGGCCGGGTCAAActcctggaggaggagaacgtGCAGCTCCACAGGGAGATCCAGGCTCTGAGACACAGCAACCAGGGAACCCCATCGCTCAGGAAGGCCTTGGAGAAAGAGCTGCGGCAGGTCAGGATGGAGGTGGACACAGTCTGGAGGGAGAGGGACCAGACGGAGATGGAGGTTGGGATCCTGGCTGAGGAGCTCCAAGCTCTGGGcctgcagaggcagagggaggtggaggccaCGATGGAGGCGAAGACCAAGCTGAACGAGAGCaggaaggagatggaggaggagcgAAGGGCACAGATCTGGCTGAGGGAGAAGGTCAACCAGCTGGAGAAGGAGATCCAGCTCCAGACTGAGACCCATCAGCAGAATGTGGCCCACATGGAGGCCACGCTGGCCCACTCCAGACCCACAGTGCCGCCCACATCAGCCCGGATGAGCAACCAGATGCCGAACCTCGTCCAGCTGGGGCAGGAGTACACCCAGAGGGCCAGCAGGGCTTGGCAGGAGGCAACAGAGGCCTACCAGGGCCAGGTGGTACGGCTGGAGGAGTCGCTGAACCAGACCAGCAGCCACTTGAACCAGCTGGCCCAGGAGAAGAGCGAGAGCCAGCTGAAGCTCCAATCCCTGCAGAAAGAGATCAGTTCGGCCCAGAAAGTCAGAGTGCATCTGGAGAAGACCGCGgcccagcagagagacagacacaaccTGGAgatccagcagctgcag GAGCTCTTGCAGGGCCTGGAGGTGCAGAGGGACGAGCTGGGCCAGCAGATTGACCGGCTCGTCCTGGACAACCGGAGCCTGGTGCAGCTGAAGATGTCTCTGGGCCTGGAGGTTGCCACATACAG GGCTTTACTGGACAACGAAAGCTTCAGGGGAGACATATCCTCAGTGAATCAGCCAAGAAAAATCTACATCACAG ATGCATTTTCAAGTCCTCGAGGGGTTAAGGAGAATTACCAGACCCAGCTGTCTATTAGCCGCAAGACTGCTCCCCTGTCATCCGTCCTCAGTGTGAAAGGCAGATCCAAACCAGCAGTAATAACTACACCATCAATCTGGACAAGACAACCTGCAACCCTCAGTGAAACTCCACTGAATCCTTGGAAAACTGTTCAGAATCAAACTGATGAGGACACAGCAAAAACTACAAAGTCAGCAACTGAGTCAACACCTTACCCAAAAGTGCTGCAGAACGGAGCAGTTGAACATTTCAGACCACAGGAGGTTCATGAGGAAGTCACGTATGCcgagcctctctctcctcccaatGAGCTAGAGTCTCCTGCTGAACCTCTGGTTGCATCGAGCCATAAGGAAACAACTGCAGTGGATAAGGAAGGTAAGGAGGATTGGGGCATTCTAGATGCTAGACCTCCTGAGGAACCGCTAGTTGTGGAGTCAGCTCTCAGTTATCAGGTTGAGTCTGTACTCAGCAGCAAACCACCTTTCAACAATGAAGTTAGGCGGAATCAGCATACCACAGGGAACCTGACACCATACCATGTCCTAATGGCAGAGGAGTCCCTTGGTGTCTCAGATGAATCAGATGAAAATGTGCCTTCTGAAGTGCCTGCTGAAAAAGAAGACATGCCTGAGCCACGTACTCCAGTCGAGGCATGGGTGGAGAAGGAATTTATAACTATGGGCAAAGAAGCCGAGCATGTGCAAGAAGAGAGTTCAGATTCTGAAACCGAGGCAGTGCTTGAACCAACGCCTGGGTCCACCACAGGCAGTCCAGTTTCTGAACATGAGCCTGACGAAAGTATGTTTAACCAAGAGTCAGAGGTACGCCAAGAGGAAAATATCCCAAATGATGATGCAGGGCTGGTAAGCCAACAAACAGGGGGTTCCATGGTGAGAGCAATTGAGAGAGAGTTTGAGGATAAGTTGTACCCTGATGGGGAAGATATGGATACGTGGGACAGTGTGATGGAAAGAAAGGCTGATATGAAGGAAGACAATGGCAgaaaaaatgatcaaactgAAACCCAACATGCTGAACCAGAGGAGGACATATCAGCAAGAGAACCAGAGCGTGaagtgaaagaaatgaaggaagAAAGCGCCTCCATTGTTCAGCATGATAACAACATGGCCTTTTTACTGATGGACACAAAATTAGATGACAACAGAGAGCATGCTGTTTCAGATCAAGAGCATGCACAGCTTCCTGGTGAAGGTGAAGACAacgatgaagaggaggaagattcTCAAAATGTCTCAGTGTCATGGAGGACCGAGCTGGAAAGTGATAGCTATGCACAAGATAATACACTTGCTGACACTCGACCTCTGATTCGATACAAGAGTGATGAAACTGACGCCAACACTCAGGCATCACACATGGATGAGAGTGAGTCCAGCGATGGTGAAGACGACAAGAAGGTTGGAGGTACAGGAACTGGAACCTGGAGTGAAAACAAGTCAAAGAGATCTGGAACCATGGAGGATCTgtgtgaagaggctgaaggGGAAGCATTGGATGAGGAATATGATCTAGGATATACTCATATTGAGGACAGGGATGTTGGCCATGATGTGGCTAGGAGTGAGCATGCTACGTTGGAGAATGACGAGAAAAGTGAAGTTGAAATGATTGAGAAGGTCACCGAAGGGAATTCTGAGGAAGAAACAGAACTTACAAAACCAGTGGAACCCACGGTACTCTTGGATGTAGATGACAATGATGAGTTGGAGAGGGTGGACAGGCTTGTGGAACTAGAATTAGAAAGCTTATCCACATTTACCTACAGTGCACACTTTGCACAGCAACAGGCTGATGAGAGAGAGGCGGTGCTAAATCAGCAGGCCATGTCTGCTGAGGAACTGCCAGAGCAAGAAGAAGCAGGCACAACAAGAATAAGAGAGGGCACATTGTCCTGTGCAGAGCCTGAGGTGGCAGTGCACCACAAACTTACATCTTCCTATACAGATTCTGATCAGCCACATGAGCACCCATATGTCAGTGATACTTCAGTAGCCATGCCTCATGCAGAGGATTTAGCTGAAGAAGAGGTCCagcaaaaagaacaagaaactGTAGATGCTgcagagaagaaggagggagaagatGAACACAATCTGTCAATGGTGACTCATGTTGACATGACAGATGATCATTCAGTCTGTAGTGACCTGAACAGCAGGCCTGAGAGTCAGATCACCATGAATAATTCAGACATAGAAGAATCCAACATCTCCGAGGACGAGTCACCAAATGCTAGTCTGTGCTCCGCAGTGCATTTAGCAGCAGATATGGAAAACTTGTTGGATGTGGCTGAGCGAGACAAGGTTAAAGAGGCTGTGGAAGAATCCAGTGCTGCACTACAACATACCGTGGAGGAAGTGACAGAGTGTCAGGCATTTCCTGAAATGCCAGAAACAACTGAATGGGAAGTTCTAGACAACCCAAATGAAGACCTGGAAAGCAGAGGTCAGAATGAAGATGGCCAAACATGGGATAACACACCTCAGTCAACTCAAAGTTTTCATGATGAAGGCAGCACTCATCAAGGTGCTGTAACAAAGAGGGAGGAGTCTCCTGAGATTTCCCCTGACAGCATCCCGGCCGAGGAAGACATATTTCTGGTGAAGGATTCAACAGAACCTTTGAACACCAATGGCAAAGACAAGGGCCTCCATGGCTTCTTCACATCTGGTGTAAGCAGTGACCTCTGGGCCTCCTCCTTGGACACAGGTGCCACTTACCTACCAGACGATTCCTACAATGAGGCAGCTGAGAAATCCAATCAGAATCTAGGCTTTGGTGACAGCCTCGTCTGGGGGAATCTGGAAAACTCAAATGCAGCAAATGGTAACTCCAGGATGGCTACTGACTCCTTAGTCGgtaaggaagaggaggaacagaggcCTTCAGAGGTGAAGCAGTTTTTACATCAAAAGATCAATGATGGGGACTCAGTCCATTCTGAGGACtctgaaaatgagagagaatcCTGGTCATCTGGAGAGGAATAG